The Acinonyx jubatus isolate Ajub_Pintada_27869175 chromosome E3, VMU_Ajub_asm_v1.0, whole genome shotgun sequence genome has a window encoding:
- the ATXN2L gene encoding ataxin-2-like protein isoform X18, with product MLHFLTAVVGSTCDVKVKNGTTYEGIFKTLSSKFELAVDAVHRKASEPAGGPCREDIVDTMVFKPSDVMLVHFRNVDFNYATKDKFTDSAIAMNSKVNGEHKEKVLQRWEGGDSNSDDYDLESDMSNGWDPNEMFKFNEENYGVKTTYDSSLSSYTVPLEKDNSEEFRQRELRAAQLAREIESSPQYRLRIAMENDDGRTEEEKHSAVQRQGSGRESPSLASREGKYIPLPQRVREGPRGGVRCSSSRGGRPGLSSLPPRGPHHLDNSSPSPGSETRGINGGPSRMSPKAQRPLRGGAKTVSSPSSRPSGEASVPPPPAAFPFLPVGRMYPPRSPKSAAPAPISASCPEPPIGSAVPTSSASIPVTSSVVDPGVGSISPASPKISLAPTDVKELPAKEPGRTLESQELSRIAGKVPGLQNEQKRFQLEELRKFGAQFKLQSSSSPETSLDPFPPRILKEEAKGKEKEVDGLLTSEPMGSPVSSKTESVSDKEDKAPLPPAGATEGPEQPPPPCPSQTGSPPVGLIKGDEKDEGPVAEQVKKSTLNPNAKEFNPTKPLLSVNKSTSTPTSPGPRTHSTPSIPVLTAGQSGLYSPQYISYIPQIHMGPAVQAPQMYPYPVSNSVPGQQGKYRGAKGSLPPQRSDQHQPASAPPMMQAAAAAGPPLVAATPYSSYIPYTPQQFPGQPAMMQPMAHYPSQPVFAPMLQSNPRMLTSGSHPQAIVSSSTPQYPSAEQPTPQALYATVHQSYPHHATQLHAHQPQPATTPTGSQPQSQHAAPSPVQHQAGQAPHLGSGQPQQNLYHPGALTGTPPSLPPGPSAQSPQSSFPQPAAVYAIHAHQQLPHGFTNMAHVTQAHVQTGITAAPPPHPGAPHPPQVMLLHPPQSHGGPPQGAVPQSGVPALSASTPSPYPYIGHPQGEQPGQAPGFPGGADDRILCRVGRSHSRRRQGLAPGSVLCFPPSSLSCDPAAPLPTASPALSDPDCLLT from the exons ATGCTGCATTTTCTTACAGCTGTTGTG GGCTCCACTTGTGATGTGAAGGTGAAGAATGGTACCACGTATGAAGGTATCTTCAAGACTCTGAGCTCAAAG TTTGAACTAGCCGTGGATGCTGTACACCGGAAAGCATCTGAGCCAGCAGGTGGTCCTTGTCGGGAAGACATTGTGGATACCATGGTGTTTAAGCCAAGTGATGTCATGCTTGTCCACTTCCGAAATGTTGACTTCAATTATGCTACTAAAG ACAAGTTTACGGATTCAGCCATTGCCATGAACTCAAAAGTGAATGGGGAGCACAAAGAGAAGGTGCTTCAGCGCTGGGAAGGGGGTGACAGCAACAGTGATGACTATGACCTCGAGTCTGACATG TCCAACGGATGGGACCCCAATGAAATGTTCAAGTTCAACGAGGAGAACTATGGTGTGAAGACCACCTATGATAGCAGTCTTTCTTCTTATAC GGTGCCCTTGGAGAAGGACAACTCGGAAGAGTTTCGTCAGCGGGAACTGCGTGCGGCCCAGTTGGCTCGAGAGATTGAATCAAGCCCCCAGTACCGCCTGCGGATCGCCATGGAGAACGATGATGGGCGCACTGAGGAAGAGAAGCACAGTGCAGTCCAACGGCAGGGTTCAGGGCGGGAGAGCCCCAGCCTGGCATCCAG GGAGGGAAAGTATATCCCTCTACCCCAACGAGTTCGGGAAGGTCCCCGGGGAGGAGTTCGATGCAGTAGTTCCCGGGGTGGCCGTCCTGGCCTTAGCTCTTTGCCACCTCGTGGCCCTCACCATCTTGACAATAGCAGCCCCAGCCCAGGTTCTGAGACACGTGGTATCAATGGAG gccctTCCCGCATGTCCCCTAAGGCACAGCGGCCTCTGAGAGGTGGTGCCAAGACTGTGTCTTCACCCAGCAGTAGGCCCTCTGGAGAAGCTTCTGTTCCACCTCCTCCTGCAG ctttcccttttcttccagtGGGCCGGATGTATCCCCCACGCTCTCCCAAGTCGGCTGCCCCTGCCCCAATCTCGGCTTCCTGTCCTGAGCCCCCCATTGGCTCAGCAGTACCAACCTCTTCAGCTTCCATCCCTGTGACATCATCAGTTGTGGATCCTGGAGTAGGCTCCATTTCCCCAGCTTCTCCAAAGATCTCATTGGCCCCCACAGATG TAAAAGAACTTCCAGCCAAGGAACCTGGGAGAACTCTGGAATCCCAGGAGCTGTCCCGGATAGCTGGGAAAG TCCCTGGCCTTCAGAATGAACAGAAACGCTTTCAACTGGAAGAATTGAGAAAGTTTGGGGCCCAGTTTAAG CTGCAGTCCAGTAGCTCCCCTGAGACCAGCCTGGATCCTTTTCCTCCCCGGATCTTAAAGGAGGAggccaaagggaaagagaaggaggttGATGGTCTATTGACTTCAGAGCCAATGGGGTCCCCAGTCTCCTCCAAGACAGAGTCCGTATCGGATAAGGAGGACAAAGCACCCCTGCCGCCGGCAGGAGCCACCGAGGGGCCAGAGCAGCCCCCGCCACCTTGCCCAAGCCAGACTGGCAGCCCCCCGGTGGGCCTCATCAAGGGAGACGAGAAGGATGAGGGCCCTGTTGCCGA ACAAGTGAAGAAGTCCACGCTGAACCCCAATGCCAAGGAATTTAATCCCACAAAGCCTCTGCTGTCTGTG AATAAATCCACCAGTACCCCGACTTCTCCGGGGCCCCGGACTCACTCAACTCCTTCCATCCCGGTGCTCACAGCAGGCCAGAGTGGGCTCTATAGCCCCCAGTACATTTCCTACATACCTCAGATCCACATGGGACCAGCTGTTCAG GCACCTCAGATGTATCCATATCCTGTATCCAATTCTGTGCCTGGACAGCAGGGCAAGTACCGGGGAGCAAAAG gcTCCCTGCCCCCGCAGCGCTCGGACCAACACCAGCCAGCCTCAGCCCCTCCGATGATgcaggccgccgccgccgctggcCCCCCTCTTGTGGCTGCCACACCGTACTCTTCCTACATCCCCTACACCCCGCAGCAGTTCCCGGGCCAGCCTGCCATGATGCAGCCAATGGCCCACTACCCCTCACAG CCGGTGTTCGCCCCCATGCTTCAGAGCAACCCACGCATGCTGACGTCGGGGAGCCATCCCCAGGCCATTGTGTCGTCCTCCACCCCTCAGTACCCTTCTGCAGAGCAGCCCACCCCCCAAGCCCTGTATG CCACCGTTCACCAGTCCTATCCACACCATGCTACGCAGCTCCATGCCCACCAGCCGCAGCCGGCCACCACGCCTACTGGGAGCCAGCCGCAGTCCCAGCATGCGGCCCCCAGTCCCGTCCAG CACCAGGCGGGGCAGGCCCCACACCTGGGCAGTGGACAGCCACAGCAGAATCTgtaccacccaggggccctgacaGGCACGCCGCCTTCTCTGCCACCGGGACCTTCTGCCCAGTCCCCTCAGAGCAGCTTCCCCCAGCCAGCCGCTGTGTATGCCATCCATGCCCACCAGCAGCTGCCCCACGGCTTCACCAACATGGCCCATGTTACCCAG GCCCATGTCCAAACTGGAATCACAGcagccccgccccctcacccTGGGGCTCCCCACCcgccccaggtgatgctgctgcacCCACCCCAGAGCCATGGGGGCCCCCCCCAAGGCGCGGTGCCCCAGAGTGGGGTGCCTGCACTCTCAGCTTCCACACCCTCACCCTACCCCTACATCGGACACCCCCAAGGTGAGCAGCCTGGCCAGGCGCCTGGATTTCCAGGAGGAGCCGATGACAGGATTC TATGTAGGGTGGGCAGAAGCCACAGTCGCCGCCGCCAGGGGCTTGCTCCTGGCTCTGTCCTTTGCTTCCCTCCGTCCTCGCTCAGTTGTGATccagcagcccccctccccactgcctccccagCTCTCAGTGACCCCGACTGTCTCCTGACTTAG
- the ATXN2L gene encoding ataxin-2-like protein isoform X17 yields the protein MLKPQPPQQTSQPQQPPPTQQAVARRPPGGTSPPNGGLPGPLASTSAPPGPPAAATPCLGPAAAAGSGLRRGAEGILAPQPPPPQQHQERPGAAAIGSARGQSTGKGPPQSPVFEGVYSNSRMLHFLTAVVGSTCDVKVKNGTTYEGIFKTLSSKFELAVDAVHRKASEPAGGPCREDIVDTMVFKPSDVMLVHFRNVDFNYATKDKFTDSAIAMNSKVNGEHKEKVLQRWEGGDSNSDDYDLESDMSNGWDPNEMFKFNEENYGVKTTYDSSLSSYTVPLEKDNSEEFRQRELRAAQLAREIESSPQYRLRIAMENDDGRTEEEKHSAVQRQGSGRESPSLASREGKYIPLPQRVREGPRGGVRCSSSRGGRPGLSSLPPRGPHHLDNSSPSPGSETRGINGGPSRMSPKAQRPLRGGAKTVSSPSSRPSGEASVPPPPAVGRMYPPRSPKSAAPAPISASCPEPPIGSAVPTSSASIPVTSSVVDPGVGSISPASPKISLAPTDVKELPAKEPGRTLESQELSRIAGKVPGLQNEQKRFQLEELRKFGAQFKLQSSSSPETSLDPFPPRILKEEAKGKEKEVDGLLTSEPMGSPVSSKTESVSDKEDKAPLPPAGATEGPEQPPPPCPSQTGSPPVGLIKGDEKDEGPVAEQVKKSTLNPNAKEFNPTKPLLSVNKSTSTPTSPGPRTHSTPSIPVLTAGQSGLYSPQYISYIPQIHMGPAVQAPQMYPYPVSNSVPGQQGKYRGAKGSLPPQRSDQHQPASAPPMMQAAAAAGPPLVAATPYSSYIPYTPQQFPGQPAMMQPMAHYPSQPVFAPMLQSNPRMLTSGSHPQAIVSSSTPQYPSAEQPTPQALYATVHQSYPHHATQLHAHQPQPATTPTGSQPQSQHAAPSPVQHQAGQAPHLGSGQPQQNLYHPGALTGTPPSLPPGPSAQSPQSSFPQPAAVYAIHAHQQLPHGFTNMAHVTQAHVQTGITAAPPPHPGAPHPPQVMLLHPPQSHGGPPQGAVPQSGVPALSASTPSPYPYIGHPQALSDPDCLLT from the exons ATGTTGAAGCCTCAGCCGCCACAACAGacctcccagccccagcagccGCCCCCCACGCAACAGGCCGTGGCCCGCCGGCCTCCCGGGGGCACCAGCCCTCCCAACGGCGGCCTCCCGGGGCCCCTGGCCTCCACCTCGGCTCCCCCAGGGCCTCCCGCGGCCGCTACTCCCTGCTTGGGGCCTGCAGCAGCCGCCGGGAGCGGGCTCCGCCGGGGAGCCGAGGGCATTTTggcgccgcagccgccgccgccgcagcaaCATCAGGAAAGGCCAGGGGCAGCGGCTATCGGCAGCGCCAG GGGACAAAGCACAGGAAAGGGCCCCCCACAGTCACCG GTGTTCGAGGGTGTTTACAGCAATTCCAGAATGCTGCATTTTCTTACAGCTGTTGTG GGCTCCACTTGTGATGTGAAGGTGAAGAATGGTACCACGTATGAAGGTATCTTCAAGACTCTGAGCTCAAAG TTTGAACTAGCCGTGGATGCTGTACACCGGAAAGCATCTGAGCCAGCAGGTGGTCCTTGTCGGGAAGACATTGTGGATACCATGGTGTTTAAGCCAAGTGATGTCATGCTTGTCCACTTCCGAAATGTTGACTTCAATTATGCTACTAAAG ACAAGTTTACGGATTCAGCCATTGCCATGAACTCAAAAGTGAATGGGGAGCACAAAGAGAAGGTGCTTCAGCGCTGGGAAGGGGGTGACAGCAACAGTGATGACTATGACCTCGAGTCTGACATG TCCAACGGATGGGACCCCAATGAAATGTTCAAGTTCAACGAGGAGAACTATGGTGTGAAGACCACCTATGATAGCAGTCTTTCTTCTTATAC GGTGCCCTTGGAGAAGGACAACTCGGAAGAGTTTCGTCAGCGGGAACTGCGTGCGGCCCAGTTGGCTCGAGAGATTGAATCAAGCCCCCAGTACCGCCTGCGGATCGCCATGGAGAACGATGATGGGCGCACTGAGGAAGAGAAGCACAGTGCAGTCCAACGGCAGGGTTCAGGGCGGGAGAGCCCCAGCCTGGCATCCAG GGAGGGAAAGTATATCCCTCTACCCCAACGAGTTCGGGAAGGTCCCCGGGGAGGAGTTCGATGCAGTAGTTCCCGGGGTGGCCGTCCTGGCCTTAGCTCTTTGCCACCTCGTGGCCCTCACCATCTTGACAATAGCAGCCCCAGCCCAGGTTCTGAGACACGTGGTATCAATGGAG gccctTCCCGCATGTCCCCTAAGGCACAGCGGCCTCTGAGAGGTGGTGCCAAGACTGTGTCTTCACCCAGCAGTAGGCCCTCTGGAGAAGCTTCTGTTCCACCTCCTCCTGCAG tGGGCCGGATGTATCCCCCACGCTCTCCCAAGTCGGCTGCCCCTGCCCCAATCTCGGCTTCCTGTCCTGAGCCCCCCATTGGCTCAGCAGTACCAACCTCTTCAGCTTCCATCCCTGTGACATCATCAGTTGTGGATCCTGGAGTAGGCTCCATTTCCCCAGCTTCTCCAAAGATCTCATTGGCCCCCACAGATG TAAAAGAACTTCCAGCCAAGGAACCTGGGAGAACTCTGGAATCCCAGGAGCTGTCCCGGATAGCTGGGAAAG TCCCTGGCCTTCAGAATGAACAGAAACGCTTTCAACTGGAAGAATTGAGAAAGTTTGGGGCCCAGTTTAAG CTGCAGTCCAGTAGCTCCCCTGAGACCAGCCTGGATCCTTTTCCTCCCCGGATCTTAAAGGAGGAggccaaagggaaagagaaggaggttGATGGTCTATTGACTTCAGAGCCAATGGGGTCCCCAGTCTCCTCCAAGACAGAGTCCGTATCGGATAAGGAGGACAAAGCACCCCTGCCGCCGGCAGGAGCCACCGAGGGGCCAGAGCAGCCCCCGCCACCTTGCCCAAGCCAGACTGGCAGCCCCCCGGTGGGCCTCATCAAGGGAGACGAGAAGGATGAGGGCCCTGTTGCCGA ACAAGTGAAGAAGTCCACGCTGAACCCCAATGCCAAGGAATTTAATCCCACAAAGCCTCTGCTGTCTGTG AATAAATCCACCAGTACCCCGACTTCTCCGGGGCCCCGGACTCACTCAACTCCTTCCATCCCGGTGCTCACAGCAGGCCAGAGTGGGCTCTATAGCCCCCAGTACATTTCCTACATACCTCAGATCCACATGGGACCAGCTGTTCAG GCACCTCAGATGTATCCATATCCTGTATCCAATTCTGTGCCTGGACAGCAGGGCAAGTACCGGGGAGCAAAAG gcTCCCTGCCCCCGCAGCGCTCGGACCAACACCAGCCAGCCTCAGCCCCTCCGATGATgcaggccgccgccgccgctggcCCCCCTCTTGTGGCTGCCACACCGTACTCTTCCTACATCCCCTACACCCCGCAGCAGTTCCCGGGCCAGCCTGCCATGATGCAGCCAATGGCCCACTACCCCTCACAG CCGGTGTTCGCCCCCATGCTTCAGAGCAACCCACGCATGCTGACGTCGGGGAGCCATCCCCAGGCCATTGTGTCGTCCTCCACCCCTCAGTACCCTTCTGCAGAGCAGCCCACCCCCCAAGCCCTGTATG CCACCGTTCACCAGTCCTATCCACACCATGCTACGCAGCTCCATGCCCACCAGCCGCAGCCGGCCACCACGCCTACTGGGAGCCAGCCGCAGTCCCAGCATGCGGCCCCCAGTCCCGTCCAG CACCAGGCGGGGCAGGCCCCACACCTGGGCAGTGGACAGCCACAGCAGAATCTgtaccacccaggggccctgacaGGCACGCCGCCTTCTCTGCCACCGGGACCTTCTGCCCAGTCCCCTCAGAGCAGCTTCCCCCAGCCAGCCGCTGTGTATGCCATCCATGCCCACCAGCAGCTGCCCCACGGCTTCACCAACATGGCCCATGTTACCCAG GCCCATGTCCAAACTGGAATCACAGcagccccgccccctcacccTGGGGCTCCCCACCcgccccaggtgatgctgctgcacCCACCCCAGAGCCATGGGGGCCCCCCCCAAGGCGCGGTGCCCCAGAGTGGGGTGCCTGCACTCTCAGCTTCCACACCCTCACCCTACCCCTACATCGGACACCCCCAAG CTCTCAGTGACCCCGACTGTCTCCTGACTTAG
- the ATXN2L gene encoding ataxin-2-like protein isoform X4 has translation MLKPQPPQQTSQPQQPPPTQQAVARRPPGGTSPPNGGLPGPLASTSAPPGPPAAATPCLGPAAAAGSGLRRGAEGILAPQPPPPQQHQERPGAAAIGSARGQSTGKGPPQSPVFEGVYSNSRMLHFLTAVVGSTCDVKVKNGTTYEGIFKTLSSKFELAVDAVHRKASEPAGGPCREDIVDTMVFKPSDVMLVHFRNVDFNYATKDKFTDSAIAMNSKVNGEHKEKVLQRWEGGDSNSDDYDLESDMSNGWDPNEMFKFNEENYGVKTTYDSSLSSYTVPLEKDNSEEFRQRELRAAQLAREIESSPQYRLRIAMENDDGRTEEEKHSAVQRQGSGRESPSLASREGKYIPLPQRVREGPRGGVRCSSSRGGRPGLSSLPPRGPHHLDNSSPSPGSETRGINGGPSRMSPKAQRPLRGGAKTVSSPSSRPSGEASVPPPPAAFPFLPVGRMYPPRSPKSAAPAPISASCPEPPIGSAVPTSSASIPVTSSVVDPGVGSISPASPKISLAPTDVKELPAKEPGRTLESQELSRIAGKVPGLQNEQKRFQLEELRKFGAQFKLQSSSSPETSLDPFPPRILKEEAKGKEKEVDGLLTSEPMGSPVSSKTESVSDKEDKAPLPPAGATEGPEQPPPPCPSQTGSPPVGLIKGDEKDEGPVAEQVKKSTLNPNAKEFNPTKPLLSVNKSTSTPTSPGPRTHSTPSIPVLTAGQSGLYSPQYISYIPQIHMGPAVQAPQMYPYPVSNSVPGQQGKYRGAKGSLPPQRSDQHQPASAPPMMQAAAAAGPPLVAATPYSSYIPYTPQQFPGQPAMMQPMAHYPSQPVFAPMLQSNPRMLTSGSHPQAIVSSSTPQYPSAEQPTPQALYATVHQSYPHHATQLHAHQPQPATTPTGSQPQSQHAAPSPVQHQAGQAPHLGSGQPQQNLYHPGALTGTPPSLPPGPSAQSPQSSFPQPAAVYAIHAHQQLPHGFTNMAHVTQAHVQTGITAAPPPHPGAPHPPQVMLLHPPQSHGGPPQGAVPQSGVPALSASTPSPYPYIGHPQVCRVGRSHSRRRQGLAPGSVLCFPPSSLSCDPAAPLPTASPALSDPDCLLT, from the exons ATGTTGAAGCCTCAGCCGCCACAACAGacctcccagccccagcagccGCCCCCCACGCAACAGGCCGTGGCCCGCCGGCCTCCCGGGGGCACCAGCCCTCCCAACGGCGGCCTCCCGGGGCCCCTGGCCTCCACCTCGGCTCCCCCAGGGCCTCCCGCGGCCGCTACTCCCTGCTTGGGGCCTGCAGCAGCCGCCGGGAGCGGGCTCCGCCGGGGAGCCGAGGGCATTTTggcgccgcagccgccgccgccgcagcaaCATCAGGAAAGGCCAGGGGCAGCGGCTATCGGCAGCGCCAG GGGACAAAGCACAGGAAAGGGCCCCCCACAGTCACCG GTGTTCGAGGGTGTTTACAGCAATTCCAGAATGCTGCATTTTCTTACAGCTGTTGTG GGCTCCACTTGTGATGTGAAGGTGAAGAATGGTACCACGTATGAAGGTATCTTCAAGACTCTGAGCTCAAAG TTTGAACTAGCCGTGGATGCTGTACACCGGAAAGCATCTGAGCCAGCAGGTGGTCCTTGTCGGGAAGACATTGTGGATACCATGGTGTTTAAGCCAAGTGATGTCATGCTTGTCCACTTCCGAAATGTTGACTTCAATTATGCTACTAAAG ACAAGTTTACGGATTCAGCCATTGCCATGAACTCAAAAGTGAATGGGGAGCACAAAGAGAAGGTGCTTCAGCGCTGGGAAGGGGGTGACAGCAACAGTGATGACTATGACCTCGAGTCTGACATG TCCAACGGATGGGACCCCAATGAAATGTTCAAGTTCAACGAGGAGAACTATGGTGTGAAGACCACCTATGATAGCAGTCTTTCTTCTTATAC GGTGCCCTTGGAGAAGGACAACTCGGAAGAGTTTCGTCAGCGGGAACTGCGTGCGGCCCAGTTGGCTCGAGAGATTGAATCAAGCCCCCAGTACCGCCTGCGGATCGCCATGGAGAACGATGATGGGCGCACTGAGGAAGAGAAGCACAGTGCAGTCCAACGGCAGGGTTCAGGGCGGGAGAGCCCCAGCCTGGCATCCAG GGAGGGAAAGTATATCCCTCTACCCCAACGAGTTCGGGAAGGTCCCCGGGGAGGAGTTCGATGCAGTAGTTCCCGGGGTGGCCGTCCTGGCCTTAGCTCTTTGCCACCTCGTGGCCCTCACCATCTTGACAATAGCAGCCCCAGCCCAGGTTCTGAGACACGTGGTATCAATGGAG gccctTCCCGCATGTCCCCTAAGGCACAGCGGCCTCTGAGAGGTGGTGCCAAGACTGTGTCTTCACCCAGCAGTAGGCCCTCTGGAGAAGCTTCTGTTCCACCTCCTCCTGCAG ctttcccttttcttccagtGGGCCGGATGTATCCCCCACGCTCTCCCAAGTCGGCTGCCCCTGCCCCAATCTCGGCTTCCTGTCCTGAGCCCCCCATTGGCTCAGCAGTACCAACCTCTTCAGCTTCCATCCCTGTGACATCATCAGTTGTGGATCCTGGAGTAGGCTCCATTTCCCCAGCTTCTCCAAAGATCTCATTGGCCCCCACAGATG TAAAAGAACTTCCAGCCAAGGAACCTGGGAGAACTCTGGAATCCCAGGAGCTGTCCCGGATAGCTGGGAAAG TCCCTGGCCTTCAGAATGAACAGAAACGCTTTCAACTGGAAGAATTGAGAAAGTTTGGGGCCCAGTTTAAG CTGCAGTCCAGTAGCTCCCCTGAGACCAGCCTGGATCCTTTTCCTCCCCGGATCTTAAAGGAGGAggccaaagggaaagagaaggaggttGATGGTCTATTGACTTCAGAGCCAATGGGGTCCCCAGTCTCCTCCAAGACAGAGTCCGTATCGGATAAGGAGGACAAAGCACCCCTGCCGCCGGCAGGAGCCACCGAGGGGCCAGAGCAGCCCCCGCCACCTTGCCCAAGCCAGACTGGCAGCCCCCCGGTGGGCCTCATCAAGGGAGACGAGAAGGATGAGGGCCCTGTTGCCGA ACAAGTGAAGAAGTCCACGCTGAACCCCAATGCCAAGGAATTTAATCCCACAAAGCCTCTGCTGTCTGTG AATAAATCCACCAGTACCCCGACTTCTCCGGGGCCCCGGACTCACTCAACTCCTTCCATCCCGGTGCTCACAGCAGGCCAGAGTGGGCTCTATAGCCCCCAGTACATTTCCTACATACCTCAGATCCACATGGGACCAGCTGTTCAG GCACCTCAGATGTATCCATATCCTGTATCCAATTCTGTGCCTGGACAGCAGGGCAAGTACCGGGGAGCAAAAG gcTCCCTGCCCCCGCAGCGCTCGGACCAACACCAGCCAGCCTCAGCCCCTCCGATGATgcaggccgccgccgccgctggcCCCCCTCTTGTGGCTGCCACACCGTACTCTTCCTACATCCCCTACACCCCGCAGCAGTTCCCGGGCCAGCCTGCCATGATGCAGCCAATGGCCCACTACCCCTCACAG CCGGTGTTCGCCCCCATGCTTCAGAGCAACCCACGCATGCTGACGTCGGGGAGCCATCCCCAGGCCATTGTGTCGTCCTCCACCCCTCAGTACCCTTCTGCAGAGCAGCCCACCCCCCAAGCCCTGTATG CCACCGTTCACCAGTCCTATCCACACCATGCTACGCAGCTCCATGCCCACCAGCCGCAGCCGGCCACCACGCCTACTGGGAGCCAGCCGCAGTCCCAGCATGCGGCCCCCAGTCCCGTCCAG CACCAGGCGGGGCAGGCCCCACACCTGGGCAGTGGACAGCCACAGCAGAATCTgtaccacccaggggccctgacaGGCACGCCGCCTTCTCTGCCACCGGGACCTTCTGCCCAGTCCCCTCAGAGCAGCTTCCCCCAGCCAGCCGCTGTGTATGCCATCCATGCCCACCAGCAGCTGCCCCACGGCTTCACCAACATGGCCCATGTTACCCAG GCCCATGTCCAAACTGGAATCACAGcagccccgccccctcacccTGGGGCTCCCCACCcgccccaggtgatgctgctgcacCCACCCCAGAGCCATGGGGGCCCCCCCCAAGGCGCGGTGCCCCAGAGTGGGGTGCCTGCACTCTCAGCTTCCACACCCTCACCCTACCCCTACATCGGACACCCCCAAG TATGTAGGGTGGGCAGAAGCCACAGTCGCCGCCGCCAGGGGCTTGCTCCTGGCTCTGTCCTTTGCTTCCCTCCGTCCTCGCTCAGTTGTGATccagcagcccccctccccactgcctccccagCTCTCAGTGACCCCGACTGTCTCCTGACTTAG